The genomic region ACATCGCCACGGGAACCGATACTCTGATGATCCCCGATTCGGACTGGGTCCTTTATCCCCCGCCAGCACCGGGTGCCGACTGACTTACCGCCTCCACCACCCGCTCAACCTGCTCGTCCGTCAGATCAGCCCGCAGCGACAGCCGCACCCGCGCCGAGCCCGGTGGGACCGTCGGTGGGCGAATCGCGACGGCGAGGATGCCTGCGGACTGGAGTCGTTCGGCGAGCTTGAGGGCGGCGGGGGTGTCGCCAGCGATGAGGGGGATGATCGGCGTCGCGATACCCGACGCGAGTTCGGGGAGCGTCCAGCCGGCGCTGGTCAGGGCGGCACGGACGCGGGTGCTCATCTCGGTGAGTCGTTGCTGGCGGTGGGGTTCGTCGCGGAGGACGCTGATCGCTGCGGTGAGGGCGGCGGCCTGGCTGGCTGGTGTGGCGGTGGTGTAGATCAGCGAGCGGGCGCGGTTGATCAGGGTGTCGATGACGACGCGCGAGCTGGTGATGATCCCACCCAAACCGCCGAGGGCTTTGCTGGCCGTGCTGACGACGGCGAGGACGCGGTCGCTGACGGCCTGTACTTCGACGAGACCCGCGCCGGTCGCTCCGAGGACGCCGGTACCGTGGGCTTCATCGACGATGACGTGGGCATCGTATTGTTCAGCGAGATCACAGAGGGTTGGCAGGTCGGCGGCGTCGCCGTCCATCGAGAAGACTGAATCGGTCAGGACGAATCGTCGGTGGGCCGCGCGGCCGTGCCTATCGAGCAGGGCGGCCATGCGGTCATAGTCGCCATGGGGGAAGGTGCGAACGATCGCGCCGGAGGCGCGGGCGGCGTCGATAAGGCTGGCGTGGCTGAGCTTATCGAGGGCGATCAGGTCGCCGGGTTCGGCGAGGCTGGTCATCAGCGCGAGGTTGGCGAGGTAGCCCGAGCCTGTGAGCAGAGCGGCTTCGGCGTGTTTGAAGGCGGCGAAGGCCTCCTCGGCTTCGCGGTGAGGCGGGAGGTCGCCGACGACCAGCCGACTCGCGCCCGAGCCGGTTCCGTAGCGCTGGCTGGCTTCGGTGGCGGCCTGGATGAGCCTGGGGTGCTGGCTGAGGCCAAGGTAGTCGTTGGAAGCGAGGTTGAGCAGGTCGCGGCCGTGGAGGCGGACGATCGGGCCGGTGTTCTCGACCGGGCGGAGCTGGCGCAGCAGACCTTCGTCCTCGCGGCGGGCCAGATCCTCGCGTAAGTGATTGGTAAGACTGTCCATAGGTCCCTGCGTCGGTCAGCAGGGCAAGCCGAAATCAGATCTCGTCGTCGTCACTGTCGATGAAGGTGGCCTCTTCGCCGGAGAGGGTCTGCTTCATCAGACGGCCGATTTTGAACTTGACGGTCCTCTTGGGCGGGACCTCGACGGGCTCGAGGGTCTTGGGGTTTTGGGCCATGCGGGCTTGCCGCTGCTTGACCTCGAACACGCCGAAGTCTCGGAACTCCAAGCGGTTACCCTTGCCCAGCTCGATGATGATGCTGTCGAGGAAGCTCTGAACGATTTTTTTGACGACGACCCGCTTCTGGCCGGTGGCGTCGGCGATTTGGTCAATCAGTTCTTTTTTCGTGATCGTCGCCATGCGTGCGCCCTGCTTATGCGTCGCCTCAGCGAGGCTTACCCAGGTTCTCAGGCCAATGATTCTTGGGTGGGCCGACTGCGTCCCACTCGGATTGCAGTATGACAGTCGATTTGGGGGTGGTCAAGCGGCAACCCTTTGCTGTTAGTGAAATTAGCACTCCGGTTGAGACCCGGAGCGAGCGGTTCTAGCATGCTCAGATGCCGGTCGATCCCGCCAGACTGCAGATCGTGGTCCACCCCCATCCGGTCCTCCGTCAGAGGGCTCAGGAGGTCGCTGCGGTCACGGATGAGGTCCGGGGGGTGGCCCTGCGTATGCTGGACCTGATGCACGAGGCCCCTGGCGTCGGCCTCGCGGCCCCTCAGGTGGGTCTGAGCTGGCGGATGTTCGTCGCCAACCCGACCGGAGAGCCCGAGGACGACCTGGTCTTTGTTAACCCCCGGTTTGCGGAGTTGGGGCGGGATCAAGACCTCCATGATGAGGGCTGCCTGAGCCTGCCGGATATCACCTGCCAGGTCCGCCGACCGACGTTTGCGGTCATCGAAGCGTTGGATCTCCAAGGGCAGTCGTTCCGGCTGGCGGGGGAGGGGTTCGCGCCTCGTGTCTGGCAGCACGAGTACGACCACCTCGAAGGGGTGCTGATTATCGACAAGATGTCGCCCTCTGACCGGATCGCCAATCGACAGGCGCTGCGCGCTCTTGAGGAGGCGTGATGCGCATCGTCTTCTGCGGCTCCGGCGAGTTTGGCCTGCCGACGCTCGAATGGATCGCCAGCCACCACGAGTTGGTGGCGGTCGTGACGCAGCCGGACAAGCCGGCGGGGCGCAAACGTGTGATGACGCCAACACCGATCGGGGCCTGGGCTGATGCTCAGGGCGTCGAGACGCTGAGGTCGGAGAACATCAACACGGAAGCCGAACTTAACCGGCTGCGCGACTGGAAGCCTGATGCGACCATCGTCATTGCGTTTGGTCAGAAGATCGGTCCGGAAGCGATTGAGGCGATGGGGCGGTTGACGGTCAATCTCCACGCTTCACTCCTGCCGAAGTATCGGGGGGCCGCGCCGATCAACTGGGCGATGATCGAGGGCGAGACGCGCACCGGCGTCTCGGTGATCGGCCTGGCTCAGAAGATGGATGCGGGTGTGGTGTATCACCAGTCGTCGCTCGACATCGATCCGGCGGAAACCGCGGGCGAGCTGCACGATCGTTTAGCTTTGCTGGGGCCGAATGCGATCGGCGCGGTATTGAATCAACTCGATGCGGATCGACTTGCGCCGATCGAGCAAGACCACAGCCAGGCGACCAAGGCCCCGAAGTTCACCAAGGCCGATGGAACCGTTGACTTCAACCAGACCTGCCACCGGGTGCGCTGCCGGATTCATGGATTGACACCTTGGCCGGGATGCCGGGTGCGCTGGGTGGCCGCGGACGGCTGCGAGCGCGGGGAGCTGATGATTCGCCGGGTGAGCGAGGTGCCCGACCTCTCCTGTACGATCGGTCTGGAGTCGATCGAATCTCCTCCCGTGCCGGGCACACTGCTGGCCCCCAGCGAGGACAACCGCCAGCAAACGGACCTGATCGCCACCCCGGATGGCGCTGTCCGACTGATGGAGATCCAAGCTCCCGGTCGCAAAGCGATGAGCTTCCGGGAGTTTCAGCAGGGCAAGGGAATGACGCCGGGAGACCGGCTTGAGCCGTTTACAACTGAGTAGAGGCCTCATGGACAATCGTCTACTTTACGTCTCAGAGAAACTGCATGATGCAGTAATCACATTAGCAGTCGCCCCAGGTGATGTTCGTTCAAGGCTGGCAGCGGCATATATGAGTTTTCATCTCTTGAAACCCGGGGATTTTCCTGAGGATTTGAGAGCGGCTTACGCCTCTGTTGTT from Phycisphaeraceae bacterium harbors:
- a CDS encoding HU family DNA-binding protein produces the protein MATITKKELIDQIADATGQKRVVVKKIVQSFLDSIIIELGKGNRLEFRDFGVFEVKQRQARMAQNPKTLEPVEVPPKRTVKFKIGRLMKQTLSGEEATFIDSDDDEI
- a CDS encoding 8-amino-7-oxononanoate synthase produces the protein MDSLTNHLREDLARREDEGLLRQLRPVENTGPIVRLHGRDLLNLASNDYLGLSQHPRLIQAATEASQRYGTGSGASRLVVGDLPPHREAEEAFAAFKHAEAALLTGSGYLANLALMTSLAEPGDLIALDKLSHASLIDAARASGAIVRTFPHGDYDRMAALLDRHGRAAHRRFVLTDSVFSMDGDAADLPTLCDLAEQYDAHVIVDEAHGTGVLGATGAGLVEVQAVSDRVLAVVSTASKALGGLGGIITSSRVVIDTLINRARSLIYTTATPASQAAALTAAISVLRDEPHRQQRLTEMSTRVRAALTSAGWTLPELASGIATPIIPLIAGDTPAALKLAERLQSAGILAVAIRPPTVPPGSARVRLSLRADLTDEQVERVVEAVSQSAPGAGGG
- the fmt gene encoding methionyl-tRNA formyltransferase, yielding MRIVFCGSGEFGLPTLEWIASHHELVAVVTQPDKPAGRKRVMTPTPIGAWADAQGVETLRSENINTEAELNRLRDWKPDATIVIAFGQKIGPEAIEAMGRLTVNLHASLLPKYRGAAPINWAMIEGETRTGVSVIGLAQKMDAGVVYHQSSLDIDPAETAGELHDRLALLGPNAIGAVLNQLDADRLAPIEQDHSQATKAPKFTKADGTVDFNQTCHRVRCRIHGLTPWPGCRVRWVAADGCERGELMIRRVSEVPDLSCTIGLESIESPPVPGTLLAPSEDNRQQTDLIATPDGAVRLMEIQAPGRKAMSFREFQQGKGMTPGDRLEPFTTE
- the def gene encoding peptide deformylase, producing MPVDPARLQIVVHPHPVLRQRAQEVAAVTDEVRGVALRMLDLMHEAPGVGLAAPQVGLSWRMFVANPTGEPEDDLVFVNPRFAELGRDQDLHDEGCLSLPDITCQVRRPTFAVIEALDLQGQSFRLAGEGFAPRVWQHEYDHLEGVLIIDKMSPSDRIANRQALRALEEA